The proteins below come from a single Streptomyces sp. B3I8 genomic window:
- a CDS encoding septum formation initiator family protein: MAAKDRDRFSTATRLRLLGEQTAARVYRSQTRRQARRSRLTGRAALLALVLCTMIVALAYPMRQYVSQRARIAEEERKQEQARERVEQLRDLKARWQDDAYAEQQIRLRLHYVMPGETGFVVADPSAVTRTRSAGGAATRPWYANLWDGVDRADAAVRR; this comes from the coding sequence ATGGCCGCGAAGGACCGGGACCGGTTCTCGACCGCCACCAGGCTGCGGCTGCTCGGCGAGCAGACGGCCGCCCGGGTCTACCGTTCGCAGACCCGGCGTCAGGCCCGCCGCTCCCGGCTCACCGGCCGCGCGGCACTGCTCGCCCTGGTGCTGTGCACGATGATCGTGGCGCTCGCCTACCCGATGCGGCAGTACGTCTCCCAGCGGGCCCGTATCGCCGAGGAGGAGCGCAAGCAGGAGCAGGCCCGTGAGCGGGTGGAGCAGCTGCGCGACCTCAAGGCCCGCTGGCAGGACGACGCCTACGCGGAGCAGCAGATCAGGCTGCGGCTGCACTACGTGATGCCGGGGGAGACCGGCTTCGTCGTGGCGGACCCCAGCGCCGTCACACGCACCCGCTCCGCCGGCGGCGCGGCGACGCGCCCCTGGTACGCCAACCTGTGGGACGGCGTCGACCGGGCGGACGCGGCCGTCCGCCGTTGA
- a CDS encoding Ppx/GppA phosphatase family protein, with product MTRVAAVDCGTNSIRLLVADADPETGELTDLDRRMTIVRLGQGVDRTGRLAPEALERTFAACREYAAVIEKHGAERVHFVATSASRDAENREEFVRGVVDILGVEPEVISGDQEAEFSFTGATGELTGRTDLDRPYLVVDIGGGSTEFVLGGDTVSAARSVDVGCVRMTERHLTVDGAVTDPPTEEQIRAMRADIEAALDLAERTVPLREARTLVGLAGSVTSVSAIAQELPAYDSAVIHHSRIARERVREITDRLLRSTHAERAKIPSLHPGRVDVIGAGALVLLAIMERVDAREVVVSEHDILDGIAHFAASEAR from the coding sequence GTGACGCGAGTCGCCGCCGTCGACTGCGGTACCAACTCCATCCGTCTGCTGGTCGCCGACGCGGACCCGGAGACCGGTGAACTCACCGACCTGGACCGGCGCATGACGATCGTGCGGCTCGGGCAGGGCGTCGACCGCACCGGCCGGCTCGCCCCCGAGGCGCTGGAGCGCACGTTCGCCGCCTGCCGCGAGTACGCGGCGGTGATCGAGAAGCACGGCGCCGAGCGGGTGCACTTCGTGGCCACTTCCGCCTCGAGGGACGCCGAGAACCGCGAGGAGTTCGTGCGCGGGGTGGTGGACATCCTCGGCGTGGAGCCGGAGGTCATCTCCGGCGACCAGGAGGCCGAGTTCTCCTTCACCGGCGCCACCGGGGAACTCACCGGCCGCACCGACCTGGACCGCCCCTACCTGGTGGTGGACATCGGCGGCGGCTCGACCGAGTTCGTCCTCGGCGGGGACACGGTGAGCGCCGCCCGGTCCGTGGACGTCGGCTGCGTACGGATGACGGAGCGGCACCTCACGGTGGACGGCGCCGTCACCGATCCGCCCACCGAGGAGCAGATCCGGGCCATGCGGGCCGACATCGAGGCCGCGCTGGACCTCGCCGAGCGGACGGTCCCGCTGCGCGAGGCCCGCACCCTCGTCGGCCTCGCGGGCTCGGTCACGTCCGTCTCGGCGATCGCCCAGGAACTGCCCGCGTACGACTCGGCCGTCATCCACCACTCCCGGATCGCCCGGGAACGGGTACGGGAGATCACCGACCGCCTCCTGCGCTCCACCCACGCCGAGCGGGCGAAGATCCCCTCTCTGCACCCCGGCCGCGTGGACGTCATCGGCGCCGGCGCGCTGGTCCTTCTGGCGATCATGGAACGCGTCGACGCCCGGGAGGTCGTCGTCAGCGAGCACGACATCCTGGACGGCATCGCCCACTTCGCGGCGAGCGAGGCGCGCTGA
- a CDS encoding SurA N-terminal domain-containing protein produces MHRRRTAIALSAALLAAPVLTACGSDSHPGAAAVVGGQRITVAQLQDRVREVRTAQRAATGDGTQYAQEVSRTSSLTRDTLHSLVLDQVLDRAARDAGVKVTDRDVQSMRGSLEQQAGGAQELRTAWLRQYGVAPARLDDSLRTEVRAQKLAAALGADMSTSTGKATFWKSLSDASKALHVDVNPRYGSWDVQKSSRVDTEAPWVKDVSRAGA; encoded by the coding sequence TTGCACCGCCGTCGCACCGCGATCGCCCTCAGCGCCGCCCTTCTCGCGGCCCCCGTGCTCACCGCCTGCGGAAGCGACTCCCATCCCGGGGCCGCGGCCGTCGTCGGCGGGCAGCGGATCACGGTCGCACAGCTCCAGGACAGGGTGCGGGAGGTGCGCACCGCGCAGCGGGCCGCCACCGGGGACGGGACCCAGTACGCCCAGGAGGTCTCCCGCACCAGCAGCCTCACCCGGGACACCCTGCACTCGCTCGTCCTCGACCAGGTCCTGGACCGCGCCGCCCGGGACGCGGGTGTCAAGGTCACCGACCGGGACGTGCAGTCGATGCGCGGCTCCCTGGAGCAGCAGGCAGGCGGCGCCCAGGAACTGCGCACCGCCTGGCTGCGGCAGTACGGGGTGGCGCCCGCGCGGCTCGACGACAGCCTGCGCACGGAGGTACGGGCCCAGAAGCTGGCCGCGGCCCTCGGCGCCGACATGAGCACCAGCACCGGCAAGGCCACCTTCTGGAAGTCGCTGTCCGACGCCTCCAAGGCGCTCCACGTCGACGTCAACCCGCGATACGGGAGCTGGGACGTGCAGAAGAGCAGCCGCGTGGACACCGAGGCACCCTGGGTGAAGGACGTGAGCAGGGCCGGCGCCTGA
- a CDS encoding nucleoside triphosphate pyrophosphohydrolase, translated as MNETGTEASADAPGRIVLLTTSHRVAPGLLSWPAWQLLRTADRVLCADGAHPQLPYLREAGVAVEEAAPDAGELVDACAGGRTVVVVATGEGEPRLTDGLSRLAGSGRVRMPDLELLPASYDLPGARLLDLVQVMDRIRRECPWSSGQTHEGLAKYAIEEAYELVEAIEDGDREELREELGDVLLQVVFHARIAEEDAEEPFSVDDVAGGIVAKLIHRHPHVFGEESASTPEEVKAHWLRTKAEEKRRSSVTEGVPVGQPGLALAAKLASRVRAAGLVVPLPVGEGVGYELLALAARSEADGVDPEAALRVAARAYRDAIRVVEGAGTT; from the coding sequence GTGAACGAAACCGGCACCGAAGCCTCCGCCGACGCCCCCGGGCGCATAGTCCTGCTCACCACCAGCCACCGGGTCGCCCCCGGACTGCTGTCCTGGCCCGCCTGGCAGCTCCTGCGCACGGCCGACCGGGTGCTGTGCGCGGACGGCGCCCATCCGCAGTTGCCGTATCTCCGGGAAGCCGGCGTCGCGGTGGAGGAGGCCGCGCCCGACGCGGGTGAACTGGTCGACGCGTGCGCCGGCGGGCGCACGGTGGTCGTCGTCGCCACCGGCGAGGGGGAGCCGCGGCTGACCGACGGACTGTCCCGGCTGGCCGGCTCCGGCCGCGTCCGGATGCCGGACCTCGAACTCCTGCCCGCCTCCTACGACCTCCCCGGCGCCCGCCTCCTCGACCTCGTCCAGGTCATGGACCGTATCCGCCGCGAGTGCCCCTGGTCCTCGGGGCAGACCCACGAGGGGCTGGCCAAGTACGCGATCGAGGAGGCGTACGAGCTCGTCGAGGCGATCGAGGACGGGGACCGGGAGGAGCTGCGGGAGGAACTCGGGGACGTACTGCTCCAGGTCGTCTTCCACGCGCGGATCGCGGAGGAGGACGCGGAGGAGCCGTTCTCCGTCGACGACGTCGCCGGCGGCATCGTGGCCAAGCTGATCCACCGGCATCCGCACGTCTTCGGCGAGGAGAGCGCGAGCACGCCGGAGGAGGTCAAGGCGCACTGGCTGCGGACGAAGGCGGAGGAGAAGCGGCGGTCGTCGGTGACGGAGGGGGTGCCGGTGGGGCAGCCGGGGCTGGCGCTGGCGGCGAAGCTGGCGTCGCGGGTGCGGGCGGCGGGGCTGGTGGTGCCGTTGCCGGTGGGGGAAGGGGTCGGGTACGAGTTGCTCGCGCTGGCGGCGCGGTCGGAGGCGGACGGGGTGGATCCCGAGGCGGCGTTGCGGGTGGCCGCACGGGCGTACCGGGACGCGATCCGCGTGGTGGAGGGGGCAGGCACGACCTGA
- the eno gene encoding phosphopyruvate hydratase has protein sequence MPSIDVVVAREILDSRGNPTVEVEVGLDDGSTGRAAVPSGASTGAFEAIELRDGDPSRYLGKGVEKAVLAVIEQIGPELVGYDATEQRLIDQAMFDLDATDNKGSLGANAILGVSLAVAHAASEASDLPLFRYLGGPNAHLLPVPMMNILNGGSHADSNVDIQEFMIAPIGAESFSEALRWGAEVYHTLKKVLKNKGLATGLGDEGGFAPNLGSNREALDLILEAIKEAGYTPGDQIALALDVAASEFYKDGVYTFEGKERSAAEMTEYYAELVDAYPLVSIEDPLFEDDWAGWQTITAKLGDKVQLVGDDLFVTNPERLARGIEENSANALLVKVNQIGSLTETLDAVELAQRNGFKCMMSHRSGETEDVTIADLAVATNCGQIKTGAPARSERVAKYNQLLRIEEILDDAAVYAGRSAFPRFRSAGQ, from the coding sequence GTGCCGTCCATCGACGTCGTCGTAGCCCGGGAAATCCTGGACTCCCGAGGCAACCCCACGGTCGAGGTCGAGGTCGGCCTCGACGACGGCAGCACGGGTCGTGCCGCCGTTCCCTCCGGTGCCAGCACCGGTGCCTTCGAGGCCATCGAACTCCGTGACGGCGACCCGAGCCGCTACCTGGGCAAGGGTGTCGAGAAGGCCGTCCTCGCCGTCATCGAGCAGATCGGCCCGGAGCTGGTCGGCTACGACGCCACCGAGCAGCGCCTGATCGACCAGGCCATGTTCGACCTGGACGCCACCGACAATAAGGGCTCGCTGGGCGCCAACGCCATCCTCGGCGTCTCCCTCGCCGTGGCCCACGCCGCCTCCGAGGCCAGCGACCTCCCGCTCTTCCGTTACCTCGGCGGCCCCAACGCGCACCTGCTGCCGGTGCCGATGATGAACATCCTGAACGGCGGCTCGCACGCCGACTCCAACGTGGACATCCAGGAGTTCATGATCGCCCCGATCGGCGCGGAGTCCTTCTCCGAGGCCCTGCGCTGGGGCGCCGAGGTCTACCACACGCTGAAGAAGGTCCTGAAGAACAAGGGCCTGGCCACCGGCCTCGGCGACGAGGGCGGCTTCGCCCCCAACCTCGGCTCCAACCGCGAGGCCCTGGACCTCATCCTCGAGGCGATCAAGGAGGCCGGCTACACCCCCGGCGACCAGATCGCCCTCGCCCTCGATGTCGCCGCCTCCGAGTTCTACAAGGACGGCGTCTACACCTTCGAGGGCAAGGAGCGCTCGGCGGCCGAGATGACCGAGTACTACGCGGAGCTCGTCGACGCGTACCCGCTCGTCTCCATCGAGGACCCGCTGTTCGAGGACGACTGGGCCGGCTGGCAGACCATCACCGCCAAGCTCGGCGACAAGGTGCAGCTCGTCGGCGACGACCTGTTCGTCACCAACCCCGAGCGCCTGGCCCGCGGCATCGAGGAGAACTCCGCCAACGCCCTGCTGGTCAAGGTCAACCAGATCGGCTCGCTGACCGAGACCCTGGACGCCGTCGAGCTCGCCCAGCGCAACGGCTTCAAGTGCATGATGTCCCACCGCTCCGGTGAGACCGAGGACGTCACCATCGCCGACCTGGCCGTCGCCACCAACTGCGGCCAGATCAAGACCGGCGCCCCGGCCCGCTCCGAGCGCGTCGCCAAGTACAACCAGCTGCTGCGCATCGAGGAGATCCTCGACGACGCCGCGGTGTACGCCGGCCGCTCGGCGTTCCCCCGGTTCCGCTCCGCCGGCCAGTAG
- a CDS encoding DUF501 domain-containing protein: METPPPTTPRTAPTDADVEAFRQQLGRPPRGLRAIAHRCPCGQPDVVETAPRLPDGTPFPTLYYLTCPRANSAIGTLEADGVMKEMTERLAEDPELAAAYRAAHEDYLRRRDEIEELKGFPSAGGMPDRVKCLHVLVAHALAAGPGVNPLGDEALAMLPEWWRKGACVTVPATATVPVPDSRDEHEENDK, translated from the coding sequence ATGGAAACCCCTCCGCCGACCACCCCGCGCACCGCACCCACCGACGCCGACGTGGAGGCGTTCCGGCAGCAGCTCGGCCGGCCGCCGCGCGGGTTGCGCGCGATCGCGCACCGGTGCCCGTGCGGGCAGCCCGATGTGGTCGAGACGGCACCGCGGCTGCCCGACGGCACGCCGTTCCCGACGCTGTACTACCTGACGTGCCCGCGCGCGAACTCCGCGATCGGCACGCTGGAGGCCGATGGCGTCATGAAGGAGATGACCGAACGCCTGGCCGAGGACCCGGAGCTGGCCGCGGCATACCGCGCCGCCCACGAGGACTATCTGCGGCGCCGGGACGAGATCGAGGAGCTGAAGGGCTTCCCGTCCGCGGGCGGGATGCCCGACCGAGTGAAGTGCCTGCATGTCCTCGTGGCGCACGCGCTGGCCGCCGGTCCGGGCGTCAACCCGCTGGGCGACGAGGCGCTCGCGATGCTGCCGGAGTGGTGGCGCAAGGGGGCGTGCGTGACGGTACCGGCCACGGCCACGGTCCCGGTCCCGGATTCCCGCGATGAGCACGAGGAGAACGACAAGTGA
- a CDS encoding PRC and DUF2382 domain-containing protein: MITREQIPTVLDHPVFDDGGNKIGEAAHVFLDDTTGRPEWVTVKTGWFGSSESFVPIRDASMVADHIEVPFAKGKVKGAPHVDVDAGGHLSVDEEHRLYDYYGVPWNEPTSRTGRTPGGTAGTAGTTGAAGTTGTAGAAGTAGTAGTAGAAAGGAAGGAAGGAAAGRSAMPGRAGAPGRAESPGRTPVAGRRAGADDRFRQDDVVMTRSEERMRVGVERRETGRARLRKYVVTEDVEQTVPLRHEEVRVEREPITEANRGDALKGSEIGEAEREVVLHEERPVVETEAVPVERVRLTTEEHTEQEVVHGRVRKERIEGDAERIDTPEDRDDKGGGRRR; the protein is encoded by the coding sequence ATGATCACCAGAGAACAGATCCCGACCGTCCTGGACCATCCGGTCTTCGACGACGGTGGTAACAAGATCGGCGAGGCCGCGCACGTCTTCCTCGACGACACCACCGGGCGCCCGGAGTGGGTGACGGTGAAGACGGGCTGGTTCGGCAGCAGCGAGTCCTTCGTGCCCATCCGCGACGCCTCCATGGTCGCCGACCACATCGAGGTGCCGTTCGCCAAGGGCAAGGTCAAGGGCGCGCCGCACGTGGACGTGGACGCCGGTGGTCATCTGTCCGTGGACGAGGAGCACCGGCTGTACGACTACTACGGGGTCCCGTGGAACGAGCCCACGTCCCGCACCGGTCGGACACCGGGCGGCACAGCGGGTACGGCGGGTACCACCGGGGCTGCGGGTACCACCGGAACAGCGGGGGCCGCCGGAACAGCGGGTACGGCGGGTACCGCGGGCGCGGCGGCCGGCGGGGCCGCAGGTGGCGCGGCCGGAGGTGCGGCGGCCGGTCGTTCCGCGATGCCGGGACGTGCCGGGGCTCCCGGGCGTGCCGAGTCTCCTGGGCGCACGCCCGTGGCCGGGCGGCGGGCCGGGGCCGACGACCGGTTCCGGCAGGACGACGTCGTCATGACGCGCTCCGAGGAGCGCATGCGCGTCGGCGTCGAGCGTCGTGAGACCGGCAGGGCACGGCTGCGCAAGTACGTGGTCACCGAGGACGTGGAGCAGACCGTGCCACTGCGCCACGAGGAGGTGCGGGTCGAGCGGGAGCCGATCACGGAGGCCAACCGCGGTGACGCGCTCAAGGGTTCGGAGATCGGTGAGGCCGAGCGCGAGGTGGTGCTGCACGAGGAGCGGCCGGTCGTGGAGACCGAGGCCGTGCCCGTCGAACGGGTCCGGCTGACCACCGAGGAACACACCGAACAGGAGGTCGTCCACGGGCGCGTACGCAAGGAGCGGATCGAGGGCGACGCGGAGCGGATCGACACCCCCGAGGACCGCGACGACAAGGGTGGAGGCCGCCGCCGCTGA
- a CDS encoding cytochrome P450 encodes MHGEPSPTPSPPPAGPALFTWEFATDPYPAYAWLRGHDPVHRTRLPSGVEAWLVTRYADARRALADPRLSKNPAHHDEPAHARGRTGIPGERKAELMTHLLNIDPPDHTRLRRLVSTAFTPRRVAEFAPRVQELTDHLIDGFAARGEADLIHEFAFPLPIYAICDLLGVPREDQDDFRDWAGMMIRHQGGPRGGVARSVKKMRGYLADLIHRKREALPAEAAPGEDLVSGLIRASDEGEHLTENEVAAMAFILLFAGFETTVNLIGNGIHALLAHPGQRTRLQDSLAAGETGLLESGVEELLRFDGPVELATWRFATRPLTLGGQDIAPGDPVLVVLAAADRDPERFTDPDVLDLTRRDNQHLGYGHGIHYCLGAPLARLEGRTALAALLTRLPDLRLAVDSTELRWRGGLIMRGLRTLPVEFAPVPK; translated from the coding sequence ATGCATGGCGAGCCGAGCCCCACCCCGTCCCCACCCCCCGCGGGCCCCGCCCTGTTCACCTGGGAGTTCGCCACCGACCCCTACCCCGCCTACGCCTGGCTCCGCGGCCACGATCCCGTCCACCGCACCCGCCTCCCCAGCGGCGTCGAGGCCTGGCTCGTCACCCGTTACGCCGACGCCCGCCGCGCCCTCGCCGATCCCCGGCTGTCCAAGAACCCGGCCCACCACGACGAGCCCGCCCACGCCCGGGGCAGAACCGGCATCCCCGGCGAGCGCAAGGCCGAGCTGATGACGCATCTGCTCAACATCGACCCGCCGGACCACACCCGCCTGCGCCGCCTGGTCAGCACCGCGTTCACCCCCCGCCGCGTCGCCGAGTTCGCCCCGCGCGTGCAGGAGCTGACGGACCACCTCATCGACGGCTTCGCCGCCCGCGGCGAGGCCGACCTGATCCACGAGTTCGCCTTCCCGCTCCCCATCTACGCCATCTGCGACCTCCTCGGCGTCCCGCGCGAGGACCAGGACGACTTCCGCGACTGGGCGGGCATGATGATCCGTCACCAGGGCGGCCCCCGCGGCGGGGTCGCCCGCTCCGTCAAGAAGATGCGCGGCTATCTCGCCGACCTCATCCACCGCAAGCGCGAGGCACTGCCCGCCGAGGCCGCCCCCGGCGAGGATCTCGTCTCCGGTCTCATCCGCGCCTCCGACGAGGGCGAGCACCTCACGGAGAACGAGGTCGCCGCGATGGCGTTCATCCTTCTCTTCGCGGGCTTCGAGACCACCGTCAATCTCATCGGCAACGGCATCCACGCCCTGCTCGCCCACCCCGGGCAGCGGACCCGGCTGCAGGACTCCCTCGCCGCGGGGGAGACGGGCCTGCTGGAGAGCGGGGTCGAGGAACTCCTGCGCTTCGACGGCCCGGTGGAGCTGGCCACCTGGCGGTTCGCCACCCGGCCGCTGACCCTCGGCGGCCAGGACATCGCCCCCGGCGACCCCGTCCTCGTCGTCCTGGCGGCCGCCGACCGCGACCCGGAACGGTTCACCGACCCGGACGTGCTCGATCTCACTCGCCGTGACAATCAACACCTCGGATACGGGCACGGCATCCACTACTGTCTCGGTGCCCCGCTCGCCCGTCTGGAGGGCCGGACCGCGCTCGCGGCCCTCCTGACCCGCCTTCCGGACCTCCGACTCGCGGTGGATTCCACCGAATTGCGGTGGCGTGGAGGCCTCATCATGCGCGGATTGCGCACGCTGCCCGTGGAGTTCGCACCCGTCCCGAAATGA
- a CDS encoding transglycosylase family protein: MLSGNGRHRRPRQAPALLVAAGVTGSAIAIPLLGATGASAASGTTWDHVAECESGGSWSADTGNNLYGGLQLSQDDWDHYGGLDYAPSPDQASRSQQIAVAEKILDAEGVAAWPTCGPLSGLSKDSGSADVDTGLGGGSSSDESGDSDSGLDLGLDNSSGSADSSGSASSSSGSSGSSNSPGSSGKSTGDSGSTSDRASGKASASPSKKGEDSSRDSGDSRSGGESTRSPESGDKSGGSSAGRSSGSASDDHYRQSPGASALVDTGAVDGTKGANTLIADGTGRHRGSSAETGSTYTVRDGDTLGSIADSLGVDGGWEALYRQNKDAIGSDPSVIRAGQSLDVE, encoded by the coding sequence ATGCTCTCCGGGAACGGTCGTCACCGTCGCCCCCGCCAGGCTCCGGCTCTCCTCGTCGCGGCCGGCGTGACCGGCTCCGCCATCGCCATCCCCCTGCTCGGCGCCACCGGTGCGAGCGCCGCCAGCGGCACCACCTGGGACCACGTGGCGGAGTGTGAGAGCGGCGGCTCCTGGAGCGCCGACACGGGCAACAACCTGTACGGCGGACTGCAGTTGTCGCAGGACGACTGGGACCACTACGGCGGCCTCGACTACGCGCCGAGCCCCGACCAGGCCAGCCGCTCGCAGCAGATCGCCGTCGCCGAGAAGATCCTCGACGCCGAGGGCGTCGCCGCCTGGCCCACCTGCGGCCCGCTCTCCGGACTCTCCAAGGACTCCGGTTCCGCGGACGTGGACACGGGCCTGGGCGGCGGTTCCTCCTCGGACGAGTCCGGGGACTCCGACTCCGGACTCGACCTCGGACTGGACAACTCGTCCGGTTCGGCCGATTCGTCCGGCTCGGCGTCCTCCTCCTCGGGTTCCTCCGGCTCCTCGAATTCACCGGGCTCCTCCGGCAAGTCCACCGGGGATTCCGGCAGCACGTCCGACCGCGCCTCCGGAAAGGCGAGCGCGAGCCCGAGCAAGAAGGGCGAGGATTCCTCCCGCGATTCCGGCGATTCGCGCTCCGGCGGCGAATCCACCCGGTCTCCGGAATCCGGTGACAAGTCCGGCGGTTCGTCGGCCGGGCGGTCGTCGGGGAGCGCGTCGGACGACCACTACCGGCAGAGCCCGGGCGCCTCGGCCCTCGTCGACACGGGCGCCGTCGACGGGACGAAGGGTGCCAACACCCTCATCGCCGACGGAACCGGCCGGCACCGCGGCAGCAGCGCCGAGACGGGCTCCACCTACACGGTCCGCGACGGCGACACCCTCGGCTCCATCGCCGACTCCCTTGGCGTCGACGGCGGGTGGGAGGCCCTCTACCGCCAGAACAAGGACGCCATCGGCAGCGACCCGAGCGTCATCCGCGCCGGTCAGAGCCTCGACGTGGAGTAG
- a CDS encoding transglycosylase family protein yields the protein MLFSGKGKHRRPSKATRVVALAGVTGAAVAAPLMAAGNASAATASQWDAVAQCESGGNWSINTGNGFYGGLQFTNSTWAAYGGTAYAARADLASKSAQIAVAEKVLAGQGKGAWPVCGKGLTGAAYNGAAATSNGSSSNGSSSSGSSGSGSSGSSGSAGSTSGSSSAGQHASRSQERPAVKKTVTTPTGKKVEKGDGEYKVVKGDTLSEIAADHDVKGGWQKLFKLNKDIVDDADVIYPGQQLHLS from the coding sequence ATGCTGTTTTCCGGCAAGGGCAAGCACCGTCGTCCGTCCAAGGCCACCCGGGTCGTCGCACTCGCCGGCGTCACCGGTGCCGCCGTCGCCGCCCCGCTGATGGCGGCCGGTAACGCCTCCGCCGCCACCGCCTCCCAGTGGGACGCCGTCGCCCAGTGCGAGTCCGGCGGCAACTGGTCCATCAACACCGGCAACGGTTTCTACGGTGGCCTGCAGTTCACCAACTCCACCTGGGCCGCGTACGGCGGTACCGCGTACGCCGCGCGTGCCGACCTGGCCTCCAAGTCGGCGCAGATAGCCGTCGCCGAGAAGGTCCTCGCGGGCCAGGGCAAGGGCGCCTGGCCGGTGTGCGGCAAGGGGCTGACCGGCGCCGCGTACAACGGTGCGGCCGCCACGTCCAACGGCTCGTCGTCCAACGGCTCGTCGTCGAGCGGGTCGAGCGGCTCCGGCAGCTCCGGCAGCTCCGGCAGCGCGGGCTCCACCAGCGGTTCCTCGTCCGCCGGGCAGCACGCCTCCCGCTCGCAGGAGCGTCCGGCCGTGAAGAAGACGGTCACCACGCCGACCGGCAAGAAGGTCGAGAAGGGTGACGGCGAGTACAAGGTCGTCAAGGGTGACACCCTGAGCGAGATCGCCGCGGACCACGACGTCAAGGGCGGCTGGCAGAAGCTGTTCAAGCTGAACAAGGACATCGTGGACGACGCGGACGTCATCTACCCGGGCCAGCAGCTCCACCTGAGCTGA
- a CDS encoding glycoside hydrolase domain-containing protein, translated as MSKKRRYAAWGVAGAVVVAGAGIAAQTSTAATTWPAQKTFTGRAFDTCAAPSTSAMKAWHTGFYGAAAVYVGGRNRGCAQPDLTASWVKSVTATGWKLIPLYVGAQPPCQSGSSPEKLTPSTATSLGAKDGADAVARAAALGMKKGSPVYLDMEPYDTTNTSCNDAVLKYVRSFGKTLHAKTYRTGYYGFTSSSAKAVATAKDRTDLPGNLWYALWDKKNTTTSDWPWGKTQYTPHSRAHQYMVNSKEKRGSYTITVDRDAWDAPVAITG; from the coding sequence ATGTCCAAGAAGCGCAGATACGCCGCCTGGGGCGTGGCCGGCGCCGTCGTCGTCGCGGGGGCGGGGATCGCCGCCCAGACCTCGACGGCCGCCACCACCTGGCCCGCGCAGAAGACCTTCACCGGACGCGCGTTCGACACCTGTGCCGCGCCCTCCACGTCCGCGATGAAGGCCTGGCACACCGGTTTCTACGGCGCCGCCGCCGTGTACGTCGGCGGCAGGAACCGCGGCTGCGCGCAGCCCGACCTCACCGCCTCCTGGGTCAAGTCGGTCACCGCGACCGGCTGGAAGCTCATCCCGCTGTACGTCGGCGCCCAGCCGCCCTGCCAGAGCGGTTCCAGCCCGGAGAAGCTCACCCCCTCCACCGCCACGTCCCTCGGCGCCAAGGACGGGGCCGACGCCGTCGCCAGGGCCGCCGCGCTCGGCATGAAGAAGGGCAGCCCGGTCTACCTCGACATGGAGCCGTACGACACGACGAACACCTCGTGCAACGACGCCGTGCTGAAGTACGTCCGCTCCTTCGGCAAGACCCTGCACGCCAAGACCTACCGCACCGGTTACTACGGGTTCACCAGCTCCAGCGCCAAGGCCGTCGCCACCGCCAAGGACCGCACGGACCTGCCGGGCAACCTCTGGTACGCGCTGTGGGACAAGAAGAACACCACCACCTCGGACTGGCCCTGGGGCAAGACCCAGTACACCCCGCACAGCCGGGCCCACCAGTACATGGTGAACAGCAAGGAGAAGCGCGGCAGCTACACCATCACGGTGGACCGCGACGCGTGGGACGCGCCGGTGGCGATCACGGGCTGA